The sequence ATCACATTAGGAGATATATGAAATGAGTCACGATAATTCCCAAATTTACAGAACAACTCCAGCCAGAACTGGAAAAATGATGATTATCATGTTAGGCATCTGCATTGTTGGTGGAGCAATCTTCTTTTCAATGTGGGACTATTGGATATCAGAACCAGCCCCAGTTGTAGCAATGATGGCAGGTGATTCAGGTTCTGCAGGTCCAGCAGCTCACACAGGTGCAACCCTGACACAAGATCTTCATTTTATTGAATCATCTGACTTTAGGACTTTGGCGTTTAATGCATTGCCAGGTGAACCTGATAATAATCCAACAATCAATATGGAAGTTGGAGACAAAGTAATCTTTAATGTAGATAATGCCGGAAAATCATTCCACTCCTTTGGTGTAACGCCTTTAGATGAAGGCTTTGGAGGAGTTGTTGCAGGAAGCGAAGTTGCAACAGCATCAAATCCATTAAAACCAGGTGAAAGTGGTTCTTCAGAATTTATCGCAGGTGAAGATGGAGTTTATTATTACATTTGTACAGTTCCAGGTCACCGAGAACAAGGAATGGTGGGTAAAATCATTGTAGGGGATGTTTCAGTTGAAGAAGAAGTAATGGAGGCAGTACCAGAACCAGAGGTAATGGAAAAAGAAATGGCCGCCCCAGAACCAGAGGTAATGGAAAAAGAAATGGCCCCAGAACCTGTAGCATTTGATGGTACAATATCTCTCCCAGATGGTTCCGGAGTTCCGGGATGTGATGACACAAATGAATGCTATATTCCATATCATGTTACAGTTTCAGCAGGTGAAGAAATTACTTGGTCAAATGATGACTCTGCAGCACACACCGTTACAAGTGGATTACCAGGAGCTCCTGATGGAATCTTTGATAGTAGTTTGTTTATGGCAGGTGGTACTTTCTCAGTTACATTAGATGACGCAGGTGAATATCCTTACTATTGTATGGTACATCCTTGGATGACAGGTATAATAACAGTAAATTAGAATAGAAAATATTGGCAATACAATATCTTGCATTAACAACATTGATTGTTTTGTATTCGCTGATGTTTATTGGTGGATATATTTCCGCAGCAGGACTTGGATTAACTTGTCCTGAGTGGCCTTTATGTCCAAACGGTGTGATGCCTTCTGAAGAATATCTTGTTGAATGGGTTCACAGAACAACTGCTGCAACCACTGGAGCATTAGTAATTGCAACTATGGTTGCTAGTCTTATCAACAAGAATTCTGATTTGAAAATCAAAATTACCAGTTCCCTTGCAACTGGATTAGTCATTACTCAAATTACATTAGGTGCATTGGTAATTGATACTAAACTTCATGCAGTTCTAGTTGCAATTCATTTAGGAATAGGAATTTGGCTATTTGCTATGGTGTTACTAACTGTATTATTTGCATTTAGAATAGCAAAATCCTCAAAATCTATTCCTGCTTAGATTTTTTTAAAATTTTTGGCAAGTAAATATACAACATTACTCCTAAAAATACAAAAGCACCTGTAGTTATTGCACCAATGAAGAGTATTCCAAATGGACTCTGTGTTCCCATGTTAAATGTATAAGTTAAGACTCTACTAGATCCTTCCATATCATACAAATCAACTTTAACAATATGATTTCCTATATTTTTCCAAACATAATCAAAATCCCAATGAGAACCTTCTACTGATGTTGGAGGAATTGCATCTATTTGTTGATCGTTATAGTACACTCTAATGCCCATTGTAAAATTATCCACTTCTTCATAATCAAATCCTTTTGTTACTTTGATTAGAAATTGAGATGGTTCATCAATTTGTGGAAATTCTGGTGCTGTGGCTACTTGGACTCTGTAATCACCTAAAGATTGCTCTGCAGAATTAAACATGGAATGCGCATAAACTGAATCCAATCCAGAATATGATGAAAATATAAAAAGAAAAATCAAGAAAATTGATCGCTTTTTTACCATTTAAAATATCTGCAAACTCGATGAATATATTGTAAATCAATTTTAATAGGAAAATCTTCAAAACCTTTAAATCCTTATTGGCAAGAAACTCAATCGTTGACCCTCGTAACAAAATCAATCGATATTAAAACACCTGTAGAGAATGTTTTCACCTACTTTGCAAGACCAGAACATGTTTCTGATCAAATCAAAAATGACACAGTAGGTATGACAGTCGTTCCTATGGACATCAAAGAAGGGATGGGTGTTGGTACAACCTTTAGAATTATCGGTGACTTTAGCGGAAAACGTTTAGAGTGGGATTGTGAGACAACTGAATTCATTAAAAATGAGAGAATCACTGCCAAGCAAATTGAAGGCCCTTTCAAGAACTGGCAAATTACCAACGAATTCAAAGCATTAGGTAATAATCTTACAAGAGTAACCATGTCAGTAGACTATGATATGCCATTTGGTCCTCTGGGAGCTATTTTGGATAAAGCAAAATTTGCAAAATCTGCTGAAAAAGGAATGGAAACTGCTCTTTACAACGTTAGAGGATTACTAGAAGGAAACGGTTCAATTCCAGTATACATTACATTAGATGCATACCAAAAACTTCTAGCCGAAAAGAAAAAGATGAATGATGTTCCAGTTTCAACTGCACTTACTGCAATCATTGAAAAATACAATGAAATTGAAGCTAAAGCACAAAACTAAATTTTCATTTATTTTAAAATCTTAAGATTAATAACAACTCTGGGCATATCTATTTTGGTGGGTCTATGGCGCAGCCAGGTAGCGCACCGGACTCTTAATCCGGTTGTCAAGGGTCCGAATCCCTTTAGACCCGCTTTTAATTTCTATAGATAATTTTTTGAAAAAAACTATTGCTATACTTTAATTTCTGTATACTTTTTTGCCAACTCTAATAATTCATCAACACCAAGTGGTTTTGAAATAACTTTGATCAATCCTTGTCTGATTGCTTCTTGACTTTTAGGTTCAAACTCTGAGAAACCAGTTACGATAACGACATTTGCATTTGCATCTATTTCCTTAATCTGCTTGAATGCTTGATATCCATCAAGAATGGGCATGTCTCCATCCATGATTACAAGAGAAGGTCTTTTTTCTATGTATTTTCTAACTCCTTCTTCACCATCAAATGCCGTATCTACATCAAATTCATGTAATTCTAAAATTTCTTTGTAGATTCCAATTAAATCTACATCATCCTCTACTACTAGAATTGTTCTACCCATGCCCAAATACTATACTCATACTTTATTATTAAACAATACGTAAGTAAAAAATATGACACATTCCTAATTATCTATGAATTTTGTCAATGGTTTTTAAGGAAAAATGCAATTGAAATTACTTGAATACGTATATGCTAGATATTTTGGAAAACATATGAAGTTAAGAGGATACATGAAATGAGTCAAAAAGATACTATATCAAAAATTGCAATTGATAGTAACAAGAATACTATTGTTGGTCTTGTTATTGTAATGATTGCAATTACGGCAATCTATCAGTTAAGACCTTTTTTAGATGATACTCAATTCTCATATATTGCAATCCCGGCATATGCAATTCTTCCAGGATTAGTTACGCTTTATTCTACCTTACTTGCAATAAAACTTTACAAACGAAATAGCTATCAGGCAAAAGGATTCATTTTATTTGCTATAGCTGCTGCATTTTGGTTTATTGCAGAACAAATTTGGCAATTATATGATCATGTATGGGAAGGCGCCCCATTCCCATCTGAAGCTGACATTTTCTATATCGCTGCATATCCATTAATGACTATTTTTCTATTCATGTCCTTAAAACCTGTTCTAAGAAAAACCGGAAGAAATGTTTGGTTGTTTGCAATCGGATTGGCAATTTCATTTTTGATTCCTTCTGTTTTAGCTGCATATGATGATATGTTTGAAGAAGAAGCATTTGCAACCTCAATTGCTCTTTTATATCCAATTCTAGGTGCTATTCAAGTTGTTCCAGCAATTGTTGGTATCATGTATCTTACAAAACAGGGAGCAAGTCTTTCATGGATGTTAATTTTGTTTGGTTTTATTATTTATACAATAGCTGATACATTTTTCTTATTTGCAGAACTTGATGGGACCTACTATGATGGACATCCTGTGGATCTGTTATGGCTTTACACCTATGTTCTGATAGTTTTTGCATTTCACATTCGTCTAAAAATTGCAAATATTCCAGGCGAACAAAACAGTTCGATGTTCTTCTCTGAAAATGTAAAGTTTGAAACTATTAGTAAATTTGGAATTCCATTAACATTGGCAATAGTTTGTATGGTAATTTTCATGGCTTTAATTCATTCAATATTTATTGAAACTGATCAAGCCTCTTCAAATCAAACTATAATGTTGGGTGTTGTTGCAATGTTGGCAGTATTTGCAGCCATAGTTATCACAATCAACAAAAATCTTTCACGTCTTGTAAAAATGAGAACCAATGAACTTATTGAACAACGAGATAATCTGGAAAATCTTATTGAAGAGAAAACACATGAAATTTTAAAATCTGAACGATTATCTGCAATAGGTGAATTATCTGGTCGTCTTGCACATGATTTGAGAAACCCTTTATCCGTAATGAAAATGTCCCTAGATTTAATCAAACAATCACCTGCAGATTCAAAATTATCTGATGAGACTGTGATAAAACGTATGAACTTAATTGAAAAAAGCATTGATAGAATTTCCCATCAAGTTGATGATGTTTTAGGCTATGTTAGAAACTCTCCTCTAAATTTGAAAAATGTTTCATTAAAGGAACTTGTTCAAAGTTCTATAGATAAAGTGAATATCCCAAATGATGTAGAAATCAAATTGGATAAAAATGATGTAAAAGTTGACTGTGATATAGTCAAACTTGATGCCGTGTTTATCAATCTAATAGTTAATTCAATTCAAGCAATGCCTAATGGAGGAAAAATTGAAATTAAAATATCTGAACAAAGCAACTTGGCAGTTTTAAAATTCATTGATTCAGGAGAGGGAATTTCTGATGAAAATAAATCTAAAATCTTTGAGCCTTTGTTTACAACTAAGCAAAAAGGTACTGGGTTAGGGTTGGCCAGCTGTAAAAATATTGTTGAGCAGCATCAGGGAGAGATTTCTATAGAGAATAATCCAACTACTTTTACAATTCTTCTACCCAAAATTCTTACTATATCACAAGTAAAATTACAAACAAAATAAAATTACAATTTTTTTAGTAATGTAAATCTAGGTTTATCTGGTTCTATGTCCTCATGCATATCCACATTGCTGACAAATTTGACTTTATAGTTTAACCATCTATTTTGCATGTTGCGCGATTTTTGATTTTCGTCAATCTTTTTTTCAATTTCATCAAATTTTTCACAATTCATTATCCATCGTCTTGAAACTCTAAACATTTCTGCAATTCCTTTTTCTAATGTATCGTCATTTAGATAATTCATTAATCCATGAGTGAAAACAAAATCTATTGATGAATCCTCAAAAGGAAGATCAGTTATTGACCCATTTTTGAAATTTCCATTTGGCACTTTTTCTTTTGCTATATCTAATGCGTGATCATTTAGATCAATGCCTCCAAATTGAATTGTATCTGGAAATAGTTTTAGATCTATTCCTGTACCGCAACCAATCTCTAAAACACTTGCACAACGTAACGAGATAGCTAAATCTCGAACAAATTTTGCAAATTCTTCATTATATCTTGATTCGTTCTCATCTGAATATTTGTCCCAAAATTCTTTATTGTAATTCATAATATTTTTCAAACAAAGCTGTATTTGATATTAGTTGTTTAGTGCTGACATTTACAAGGAATAAGTTTTGTATCGAATGTACAATCATGAGGCCCATCTGATTTTCCTTGTGTAGGAATTTCCTTCATACAATCATCATGACGACCTTTTCTACAAAACCAACAAATTTCTTGAGTTTCCCCTGGAGAGCACGAATCCATAATTTCTAGTCCTTGTTGCAGGTAAAAAACTTCATGGAATTTAGATAAATGTCAACCAAGGCAAGAATCTTTCATCTTTACCCATGACTACGTCAGTAAATGATTTTTGTAGTGCTTTGGTAATGCTGCCCATCTTTCCATTTCCAATTTTTACTTTGTCTATCTGAGTTACTGACTTTACTTCGGCTGCAGTACCTGTCATAAAAATTTCATCTGCATTGTAAAGATCATCTCGTTCCAAATCACGTTCAATTACAAATCCACCATTCTCTTCAATAATCTGAATGATACTATCTCTGGTAATTCCCTCCAGTCCTCCTGCTGAAAGTGGAGGGGTTTGAATAATATCATCTTTAATTATGAAAATATTTTCAGCACTACCTTCTGCAACTTTACCATGATAGTTTAACATGATTGCTTCATCATATCCATTTTCTAATGCTTCCATTCTTGCAAGTGCAGCATTTGCATAGTTTGATGCAGCTTTTGCTTGCATTGGCTGAGATCTTGAATCTATTTTGGTCCAACTAGATACTTTACATTTTGCTCCTGAAAATTTACCCGCTTTTGATTCTCCCATCTTCCATTCCCAGCAAGCAATTGAAACATCTACTTTGTTTGTAGTAGGAGTTAATCCCATTGTTCCGTATCCATAATATGCCAGTGGCCTAATGTATGACTCTTTGAGTCCTCCTACTTGAACTGTTTTTACAATTGCATCTGAAATTACTTTTTTTGAGAATTGCATTTTCATAGAATATAATTTTGCAGATTTGAAAAATCTATCAACATGTTCTGGTAATCTGAAAATTGCAGATCCATTTGGGGTATCATAGCATCTAATTCCTTCAAAAATTGATGTTGAATAGTGTAATGCGTGAGTTAAAACGTGAACTTTGGCATCTTTGAATGGCACTAATTTCCCATTCATCCATATTTTACCAATCTCTTTCATAGGAGAGCAAAAAATCTATGCTAATTTAAAGAATTATTTTTCTTACTAATTTTGAGCCACCTTAAACTACATATCTGATTAGTCGTAAATTATACCATGGAATGGATTTTGGGCTTTGCTGGAATAATTTTACTTGTCATAGGCTTGGTTGGTCAGGCATTTGAAATGAGAAAAATTCGATTAACTACATACAAAGATGAAGATTTAGGCTCAGCAAATATTTTCATGAATAAGAGAAATTACAAGTGGTATGCCTTGTTGGGAATAGGTATCATTCTTTGGTATGTAGCTGAGCGTATGTGAACAGATCTATATGGATCAGGTCTATATACTAGAAACTTCAACTTATAGTATCGCGTGTTTTGGGTAACGCCGGACTAACTCTAGATAAAGGTCCAAGAATAAACCCACGATGGCGGTTTACAGGTGAAAGCCCGTAACGCCAATTTACATTATTCAAAATTTATGTTTGAAATTTCTTGATGAATTGCCTTGATGGCTTTTGCAATATTGTCATGTGTATCTTCTACAACGATAATTATTCGTGATGTTTCCTCTTGTGCATCCATGTTCAATATGTTTAATCCAGATTCACCAATTTTTGCACTAGTTCTAGATGCTACTTGCTGAACTCTCCACATTTCATCTCCGATTAGTGTAATGACTCCTCTGTTGAATGTAATGGTGGCAAGTGAATCAAAAGCTAAAAGATATTTTTCATTTCTTTTCACATATTCTCCATCTAAAAACAATATTCTTGAAAATTCAATTCCATCTTTTGTAAATGGTGATAGAATAACAAATTCACTATAATGTTTGTCTTTTTCTAGAGATGTTAATAATTTTTGAATAGCACTTGTCTCGATTCTAAAAATAGCACAATTTTCTTTTCCTGTAACTATTTTTATTGGATGTCCTTTTTGTTCCTCTAAATTTCTCTTAATAGTAGTTATTTTTTCTGGGACTTTCATATTAGTAATAGTAATTGGTATGTCTACACCATTTTCAACAATTTCTTTAATTGCAATTGGATCTAAAATCTTCATCCCAAACATTCCTGCAAGTCTTGCTTCGTTATATGACAATTGAGTAATTTCTCTTAGATCAGAATCAACAATTTTTGGATCTGCTGAAACCACTGAACTGTCTTTTTCAAAATCTATACTGGTTTCATATTTTTTATGAAATAATATTCCTAGATCTGCTGCTGTTCTATCTGAACCACCACGCTCGTATGTTGTAGTGATATTGTCTACAGTTTTTCCAATAAATCCGCCTATGGTGACTACCTCATTATTCTCTACAAGATCTACAGTTTTGTTCATTCTCTCTCTAGATTCTGCAGCAAGAAAATTTGTAAATTCTATATTTTTATCTGTGATGATCGGCCAATCATCAAATTTTACTGCTTCAGATTTGATATTATTACTTCGTAGGATGTGGTTCATTACGTGAGACATTAAAATCTCGCCTGAAAATGCTAATGCTTTAGAACGTACTTCATTTGCAAATTCTTTATTCTTATAGGCCTCATCTAGTGCACTTTGTGCTTTTTCAAGATGATAATCAATTGTTTTTATACAATTTTCCTTATTATTCTCATCTACTTTTTCCAGAATTTTTTGATAAGTTGATTTTACAATATCTAAAGATGGTTTTTCTCCCTTCTCTGCATTTCTACCCTGCTCCAAAACAACATCAGTCAATGAACGTTTTTTTTCATTGTAAATTGTTAGTGGTGCTGAAAAGACTGCAATCACTTTGGAGTCTGTTTTTAATTTATCAACTCTTTGAATAATTTTTGCAATAAATTCACCATTTGGACCTAGTGC comes from Nitrosopumilus oxyclinae and encodes:
- a CDS encoding plastocyanin/azurin family copper-binding protein, which gives rise to MSHDNSQIYRTTPARTGKMMIIMLGICIVGGAIFFSMWDYWISEPAPVVAMMAGDSGSAGPAAHTGATLTQDLHFIESSDFRTLAFNALPGEPDNNPTINMEVGDKVIFNVDNAGKSFHSFGVTPLDEGFGGVVAGSEVATASNPLKPGESGSSEFIAGEDGVYYYICTVPGHREQGMVGKIIVGDVSVEEEVMEAVPEPEVMEKEMAAPEPEVMEKEMAPEPVAFDGTISLPDGSGVPGCDDTNECYIPYHVTVSAGEEITWSNDDSAAHTVTSGLPGAPDGIFDSSLFMAGGTFSVTLDDAGEYPYYCMVHPWMTGIITVN
- a CDS encoding COX15/CtaA family protein → MAIQYLALTTLIVLYSLMFIGGYISAAGLGLTCPEWPLCPNGVMPSEEYLVEWVHRTTAATTGALVIATMVASLINKNSDLKIKITSSLATGLVITQITLGALVIDTKLHAVLVAIHLGIGIWLFAMVLLTVLFAFRIAKSSKSIPA
- a CDS encoding SRPBCC family protein; this encodes MTLVTKSIDIKTPVENVFTYFARPEHVSDQIKNDTVGMTVVPMDIKEGMGVGTTFRIIGDFSGKRLEWDCETTEFIKNERITAKQIEGPFKNWQITNEFKALGNNLTRVTMSVDYDMPFGPLGAILDKAKFAKSAEKGMETALYNVRGLLEGNGSIPVYITLDAYQKLLAEKKKMNDVPVSTALTAIIEKYNEIEAKAQN
- a CDS encoding response regulator, whose product is MGRTILVVEDDVDLIGIYKEILELHEFDVDTAFDGEEGVRKYIEKRPSLVIMDGDMPILDGYQAFKQIKEIDANANVVIVTGFSEFEPKSQEAIRQGLIKVISKPLGVDELLELAKKYTEIKV
- a CDS encoding sensor histidine kinase translates to MSQKDTISKIAIDSNKNTIVGLVIVMIAITAIYQLRPFLDDTQFSYIAIPAYAILPGLVTLYSTLLAIKLYKRNSYQAKGFILFAIAAAFWFIAEQIWQLYDHVWEGAPFPSEADIFYIAAYPLMTIFLFMSLKPVLRKTGRNVWLFAIGLAISFLIPSVLAAYDDMFEEEAFATSIALLYPILGAIQVVPAIVGIMYLTKQGASLSWMLILFGFIIYTIADTFFLFAELDGTYYDGHPVDLLWLYTYVLIVFAFHIRLKIANIPGEQNSSMFFSENVKFETISKFGIPLTLAIVCMVIFMALIHSIFIETDQASSNQTIMLGVVAMLAVFAAIVITINKNLSRLVKMRTNELIEQRDNLENLIEEKTHEILKSERLSAIGELSGRLAHDLRNPLSVMKMSLDLIKQSPADSKLSDETVIKRMNLIEKSIDRISHQVDDVLGYVRNSPLNLKNVSLKELVQSSIDKVNIPNDVEIKLDKNDVKVDCDIVKLDAVFINLIVNSIQAMPNGGKIEIKISEQSNLAVLKFIDSGEGISDENKSKIFEPLFTTKQKGTGLGLASCKNIVEQHQGEISIENNPTTFTILLPKILTISQVKLQTK
- a CDS encoding class I SAM-dependent methyltransferase codes for the protein MNYNKEFWDKYSDENESRYNEEFAKFVRDLAISLRCASVLEIGCGTGIDLKLFPDTIQFGGIDLNDHALDIAKEKVPNGNFKNGSITDLPFEDSSIDFVFTHGLMNYLNDDTLEKGIAEMFRVSRRWIMNCEKFDEIEKKIDENQKSRNMQNRWLNYKVKFVSNVDMHEDIEPDKPRFTLLKKL
- a CDS encoding branched-chain amino acid transaminase; this encodes MKEIGKIWMNGKLVPFKDAKVHVLTHALHYSTSIFEGIRCYDTPNGSAIFRLPEHVDRFFKSAKLYSMKMQFSKKVISDAIVKTVQVGGLKESYIRPLAYYGYGTMGLTPTTNKVDVSIACWEWKMGESKAGKFSGAKCKVSSWTKIDSRSQPMQAKAASNYANAALARMEALENGYDEAIMLNYHGKVAEGSAENIFIIKDDIIQTPPLSAGGLEGITRDSIIQIIEENGGFVIERDLERDDLYNADEIFMTGTAAEVKSVTQIDKVKIGNGKMGSITKALQKSFTDVVMGKDERFLPWLTFI
- a CDS encoding aspartate kinase; the encoded protein is MTKLIVAKFGGSALGPNGEFIAKIIQRVDKLKTDSKVIAVFSAPLTIYNEKKRSLTDVVLEQGRNAEKGEKPSLDIVKSTYQKILEKVDENNKENCIKTIDYHLEKAQSALDEAYKNKEFANEVRSKALAFSGEILMSHVMNHILRSNNIKSEAVKFDDWPIITDKNIEFTNFLAAESRERMNKTVDLVENNEVVTIGGFIGKTVDNITTTYERGGSDRTAADLGILFHKKYETSIDFEKDSSVVSADPKIVDSDLREITQLSYNEARLAGMFGMKILDPIAIKEIVENGVDIPITITNMKVPEKITTIKRNLEEQKGHPIKIVTGKENCAIFRIETSAIQKLLTSLEKDKHYSEFVILSPFTKDGIEFSRILFLDGEYVKRNEKYLLAFDSLATITFNRGVITLIGDEMWRVQQVASRTSAKIGESGLNILNMDAQEETSRIIIVVEDTHDNIAKAIKAIHQEISNINFE